Proteins co-encoded in one Kineosporia corallincola genomic window:
- a CDS encoding aspartate/glutamate racemase family protein — MSRASRTVGVLRVVTSDDEEFLGTHGRILEAELGITTVTRAIPDQPRGVHDDASFAAASSKIPVLARELNDQVDALLISCAADPGLEAARRLCSVPVTGAGSAAAAVALALGTRIGVLDLTPQTPVSVTSVLGDRLIASLQPEGVHETADLLTASGFEACLRGGDELVAAGADVVMLACTGMTTIGLAEPLRERLGLPVVDAVRTGGLLAARF, encoded by the coding sequence ATGAGCCGGGCGAGCCGTACCGTCGGCGTGCTGCGGGTGGTCACCTCGGACGACGAGGAATTTCTCGGCACCCACGGCCGCATCCTGGAGGCCGAGCTGGGGATCACCACCGTCACCCGGGCCATCCCGGACCAGCCCCGGGGCGTGCACGACGACGCGAGTTTCGCCGCCGCGTCGTCCAAAATCCCGGTTCTGGCCCGGGAACTGAACGATCAGGTGGACGCCCTCCTGATCAGCTGCGCCGCCGACCCCGGCCTGGAGGCCGCGCGCCGGCTGTGCTCCGTGCCGGTGACCGGCGCCGGATCGGCCGCCGCCGCGGTGGCGCTGGCCCTGGGCACCCGGATCGGCGTGCTCGACCTGACCCCGCAGACGCCGGTGTCGGTGACGTCGGTGCTGGGCGACCGGCTGATCGCCTCGCTCCAGCCCGAGGGCGTCCACGAAACCGCGGACCTGCTCACCGCTTCCGGCTTCGAGGCCTGCCTGCGGGGCGGCGACGAGCTGGTCGCCGCCGGGGCCGACGTGGTCATGCTGGCCTGCACCGGCATGACCACGATCGGTCTGGCGGAGCCTCTGCGGGAACGGCTGGGCCTGCCGGTCGTGGACGCGGTCCGGACCGGCGGGCTGCTCGCAGCCCGCTTCTGA
- a CDS encoding AroM family protein has protein sequence MSNSRLAVVTIGQAPRTDLTPELRTWLPGVDLVERGALDDDGPDEIAAMAPGPGDEVLTTRLRDGSNAIVAHHHIVPRVQRILDGLDDVDAVFLACTGAFEEVTGARPLLRPERMIGPGVAALAAGLDTVGVLVPLPEQRHHPDGKYAALDAKVVVDDASPYVGADGAPVAPGLRAAARRLRDRGAQLIVADCMGYSQPMRAALADEAGVPVVLARSVVARLAAELLDRGAPAA, from the coding sequence ATGAGCAACTCCCGACTGGCGGTCGTGACGATCGGCCAGGCCCCCCGCACCGACCTCACCCCCGAGCTGCGCACCTGGCTGCCCGGCGTGGACCTGGTGGAACGCGGTGCCCTGGACGACGACGGGCCGGACGAGATCGCCGCCATGGCCCCGGGGCCCGGCGACGAGGTGCTGACCACGCGGCTGCGCGACGGCTCGAACGCGATCGTCGCGCACCACCACATCGTGCCCCGGGTGCAGCGCATCCTCGACGGCCTGGACGACGTGGACGCCGTGTTCCTCGCCTGCACCGGCGCTTTCGAGGAGGTCACCGGCGCGAGGCCGCTGCTGCGGCCGGAGCGGATGATCGGCCCGGGCGTGGCCGCGCTGGCCGCCGGCCTGGACACCGTGGGCGTGCTGGTGCCGCTGCCCGAGCAGCGTCATCACCCCGACGGCAAGTACGCCGCCCTGGACGCGAAGGTGGTGGTGGACGACGCGAGCCCGTACGTCGGCGCCGACGGCGCACCCGTCGCCCCCGGACTGCGCGCAGCGGCGCGACGCCTGCGGGATCGGGGTGCGCAGCTGATCGTGGCCGACTGCATGGGCTATTCGCAGCCGATGCGCGCGGCGCTGGCCGACGAGGCCGGGGTGCCGGTGGTGCTGGCCCGGTCGGTCGTGGCCCGGCTGGCCGCCGAGCTGCTCGACCGGGGAGCACCTGCCGCATGA
- a CDS encoding OPT/YSL family transporter, with amino-acid sequence MSVDATTGTSPGVPAQAEHPRALEPLTLVVLAILSVLGAMIGLHMITTLGISPNTSVIGALVAMLVGRVAFMGLVRFRSIHRQNLAQTAISSATFGAANSLITPIAIPWATGRTDLVWPMLCGALMGLAIDVWVLYRSYGSSFLPAHGAWPSGVAAAETIKAGDSGGKQAALLGAGGVAGFALNFFGLPMSAAGVALIGNMWALLMFGIGLLINQYYPNFSDGGVTLSSQYIPHGVMIGAGLVALVQAGFLLAGRSSSAKGAPAPQALDENDPSLAPTVTVEALRRTFSIGYGLYVAGAIVLATATGIWGDMSVPAMIGWVLFAAFAAIVHELIVGLAAMHSGWFPAFAVTLIFLIFGLLLHIPTEPLIVLVGYCAATGPAFADMGYDFKAGWLLRREHRPYTAFELEGRRQQLLGGVIGFVVAAAMVALLWRSYFEAGDVPPVSTVYATSIVDGLTKPHMITTLALWAIPGALIQLIGGPKRQMGVLLATGLLVSSPNAGWLVLAALAVRVVWERTRGDQGENEMALVGAGLIAGDSIYSAGQILK; translated from the coding sequence ATGTCCGTCGACGCCACCACCGGCACCTCGCCCGGGGTCCCGGCGCAGGCCGAGCACCCCCGTGCCCTGGAGCCGCTCACCCTGGTCGTGCTCGCGATCCTGAGCGTGCTCGGCGCGATGATCGGCCTGCACATGATCACCACACTGGGCATCTCGCCCAACACCTCGGTGATCGGCGCTCTCGTCGCCATGCTGGTCGGCCGGGTCGCCTTCATGGGCCTGGTCCGCTTCCGCAGCATCCACCGCCAGAACCTGGCCCAGACCGCCATCTCCAGCGCCACGTTCGGTGCCGCCAACTCGCTGATCACGCCGATCGCGATCCCCTGGGCCACCGGTCGCACCGACCTGGTCTGGCCGATGCTGTGCGGTGCTCTGATGGGTCTGGCCATCGACGTGTGGGTGCTGTACCGCAGCTACGGCTCGTCGTTCCTGCCCGCCCACGGCGCCTGGCCGTCGGGCGTGGCGGCGGCCGAGACGATCAAGGCCGGTGACTCCGGCGGCAAGCAGGCCGCACTGCTCGGCGCGGGCGGCGTGGCCGGTTTCGCGCTGAACTTCTTCGGCCTGCCGATGTCCGCGGCAGGTGTGGCCCTGATCGGAAACATGTGGGCGCTGCTGATGTTCGGCATCGGCCTGCTGATCAACCAGTACTACCCGAACTTCTCGGACGGCGGCGTGACCCTGTCGTCGCAGTACATCCCGCACGGCGTGATGATCGGCGCGGGCCTGGTGGCGCTGGTGCAGGCCGGGTTCCTGCTGGCCGGGCGGTCCTCGTCGGCGAAGGGCGCCCCGGCACCGCAGGCGCTGGACGAGAACGACCCGTCGCTCGCCCCCACGGTCACCGTCGAGGCTCTGCGCCGCACCTTCTCGATCGGATACGGCCTCTATGTGGCCGGGGCGATCGTGCTGGCCACCGCCACCGGCATCTGGGGCGACATGTCGGTGCCGGCGATGATCGGCTGGGTGCTGTTCGCCGCGTTCGCCGCCATCGTGCACGAGCTGATCGTCGGCCTGGCCGCCATGCACTCGGGCTGGTTCCCGGCCTTCGCCGTCACCCTGATCTTCCTGATCTTCGGCCTGCTGCTGCACATTCCGACCGAGCCGCTGATCGTGCTGGTCGGCTACTGCGCGGCCACCGGCCCGGCGTTCGCCGACATGGGCTACGACTTCAAGGCCGGCTGGCTGCTGCGCCGCGAGCACCGTCCCTACACGGCCTTCGAGCTCGAGGGACGCCGGCAGCAGCTTCTCGGCGGCGTCATCGGTTTCGTGGTGGCCGCCGCCATGGTGGCCCTGCTGTGGCGCTCGTACTTCGAGGCCGGTGACGTGCCGCCGGTCTCCACCGTCTACGCCACCTCGATCGTCGACGGCCTGACCAAGCCGCACATGATCACCACGCTGGCGCTGTGGGCGATCCCCGGCGCGCTGATCCAGCTGATCGGCGGCCCGAAGCGGCAGATGGGTGTGCTGCTGGCCACCGGTCTGCTGGTCAGCAGCCCGAACGCGGGCTGGCTGGTGCTGGCCGCGCTGGCCGTGCGGGTGGTCTGGGAACGCACCCGCGGCGACCAGGGCGAGAACGAGATGGCCCTCGTCGGAGCCGGTCTCATCGCCGGCGACTCGATCTACTCGGCAGGACAGATCCTCAAATGA
- a CDS encoding IclR family transcriptional regulator: MADELLTVQRALDVLGLFTSTEGAWGVSEVARRLDLGTSQAHRILATLAGRGFVVPDPRTRLYRLGPALIGLGQLAAESDGTRQIALPVLHRLAASTGRSAVLNVRQGSRYQLTAAADAPGDLRWELTLGRSYPWYGGASGHAIYAFRPEAEVDALLATGFEESTRSGPRRAEEIRERHRLTREQGWAYSCGEVNPHVTSLAAPIRVSGEVSASVSVIGVTRPLEVDPALIDQVLSAARELSALLR, from the coding sequence ATGGCTGACGAACTTCTCACCGTCCAGCGGGCCCTCGACGTGCTCGGGCTGTTCACCTCCACGGAGGGTGCCTGGGGTGTCAGCGAGGTGGCCCGCCGCCTCGACCTCGGCACCTCCCAGGCCCACCGCATCCTGGCCACGCTGGCCGGCCGTGGTTTCGTCGTCCCCGACCCCCGCACCCGGCTCTACCGGCTCGGCCCCGCCCTGATCGGGCTGGGCCAGCTCGCCGCCGAGTCCGACGGCACGCGCCAGATCGCGCTGCCCGTCCTGCACCGGCTGGCCGCCTCGACCGGCCGCTCGGCGGTGCTCAACGTCCGCCAGGGCTCGCGCTACCAGCTGACCGCTGCCGCCGACGCCCCCGGCGACCTGCGCTGGGAACTCACCCTCGGCCGCAGCTACCCCTGGTACGGCGGCGCCTCCGGGCACGCGATCTACGCCTTCCGCCCGGAGGCCGAGGTCGACGCCCTGCTGGCCACCGGGTTCGAGGAGTCCACCCGGTCCGGCCCGCGCCGGGCCGAGGAGATCCGCGAGCGCCACCGGCTCACCCGCGAACAGGGCTGGGCCTACTCCTGCGGCGAGGTCAATCCGCACGTCACCTCGCTCGCCGCGCCCATCCGGGTGAGCGGCGAGGTCTCCGCCAGCGTCTCGGTGATCGGTGTCACCCGGCCGCTGGAGGTCGATCCTGCCCTGATCGACCAGGTTCTCTCGGCAGCGCGGGAGCTGTCCGCCCTGCTGCGCTGA
- the pepE gene encoding dipeptidase PepE, with protein MELLLLSNTTNHGGTPYGHVRADLADFVRGITKGVFVPFALADHDAYTASVAVPYAEAGVELTGLHTVGDAAAQAAAVASAELVVVGGGNTFRLLRTLQRAGLVQPLREAVAAGTRYVGTSAGTNITAPTIRTTNDMPIVEPDSFEALNFVPFQINPHYIDADPASRHMGETRETRLREFGEENDVPVLGLREGTYLRVSGETARIGGKAVSPLAPGPAILFRQGAEPEEIAGDVSGLLALPAEYDSPLG; from the coding sequence GTGGAACTTCTGTTGCTCTCCAACACGACCAATCACGGCGGCACCCCGTACGGGCACGTCAGAGCCGATCTGGCGGATTTCGTCCGGGGGATCACGAAGGGCGTCTTCGTCCCCTTCGCCTTGGCCGATCACGACGCCTACACCGCCTCGGTGGCCGTGCCCTACGCGGAGGCCGGGGTCGAGCTGACCGGCCTGCACACCGTCGGCGACGCCGCCGCCCAGGCCGCCGCGGTGGCGTCGGCCGAGCTGGTCGTGGTCGGCGGCGGCAACACCTTCCGCCTGCTGCGCACCCTCCAGCGCGCGGGCCTGGTGCAGCCGCTGCGCGAGGCGGTCGCCGCCGGCACCCGCTACGTCGGCACCAGCGCCGGCACGAACATCACCGCGCCGACCATCCGCACCACCAACGACATGCCGATCGTCGAACCGGACTCGTTCGAGGCGCTGAACTTCGTTCCGTTCCAGATCAATCCGCACTACATCGACGCCGACCCGGCCAGCAGGCACATGGGCGAGACCCGCGAGACCCGGCTGCGTGAGTTCGGTGAGGAGAACGACGTCCCGGTGCTCGGCCTGCGCGAGGGAACGTATCTGCGGGTGTCCGGCGAGACGGCGCGGATCGGCGGCAAGGCCGTCTCCCCCCTGGCCCCCGGCCCGGCCATCCTGTTCCGCCAGGGCGCCGAGCCCGAGGAGATCGCCGGCGACGTCAGCGGCCTCCTGGCCCTGCCGGCGGAGTACGACTCGCCCCTGGGCTGA
- a CDS encoding histidinol-phosphate transaminase yields the protein MSRPELRAAVRNLPGYVPGRRSLSADVAALASNESHFDPLPSVRERILAGALRVHRYPDMAATALRERIAGHCGVAGPGGTDSGGADQVVVGPGSVGVLQQLLNAVIEPGDEVVHAWRSFEAYPILVAIAGGTSVPVPLTADEHHDLPAMLAAIGPATRVVLLCSPNNPTGVPLSHNELTGFLDAVPPHVLVILDEAYVEFVTGTDPVDGLAAYHRYPNLCVLRTFSKAYGLAGLRVGYAIAHPELAEGARRTALPFGVTALAQEAAIASLDAVDEIAQRVAAVVGERARLTAGLRASGWWVPDSAANFVWLRMDDENSRRTVESLAAADILVRAYPGDGVRITVADAIATDRVLAALPAPHTLPAPTAA from the coding sequence ATGAGCCGCCCGGAGCTGCGCGCCGCGGTGCGGAACCTGCCCGGTTACGTGCCCGGACGGCGCTCGCTCAGCGCCGACGTGGCCGCACTGGCTTCCAACGAGAGCCATTTCGACCCGCTGCCCTCGGTGCGGGAGCGGATCCTGGCCGGGGCCCTGCGGGTTCACCGCTACCCCGACATGGCCGCGACCGCCCTGCGTGAGCGGATCGCCGGGCACTGCGGTGTCGCGGGCCCCGGCGGAACGGATTCCGGCGGCGCCGACCAGGTGGTGGTCGGGCCGGGCAGCGTCGGCGTGCTCCAGCAGCTGCTGAACGCGGTGATCGAGCCGGGCGACGAGGTGGTGCACGCCTGGCGGTCTTTCGAGGCCTACCCGATCCTGGTGGCGATCGCCGGGGGCACGTCGGTGCCGGTGCCGCTGACCGCCGACGAGCACCACGACCTGCCCGCGATGCTGGCCGCGATCGGCCCGGCCACCCGGGTGGTGCTGCTCTGCTCGCCGAACAACCCCACGGGCGTGCCGCTCTCACACAACGAGCTGACCGGTTTCCTCGACGCAGTACCGCCGCACGTGCTGGTGATCCTGGACGAGGCGTACGTCGAGTTCGTCACCGGTACCGACCCGGTCGACGGCCTGGCCGCCTACCACCGCTACCCGAATCTCTGTGTTCTGCGCACCTTCTCGAAGGCCTACGGCCTGGCCGGACTGCGGGTGGGATACGCGATCGCGCATCCGGAACTCGCCGAGGGCGCACGCCGCACAGCCCTGCCGTTCGGCGTCACCGCCCTGGCACAGGAGGCGGCGATCGCCTCGCTGGACGCCGTCGACGAGATCGCCCAGCGAGTGGCCGCCGTGGTCGGCGAACGCGCCCGCCTGACCGCCGGGCTGCGGGCGAGCGGCTGGTGGGTGCCCGACAGCGCGGCCAACTTCGTCTGGCTGCGCATGGACGACGAGAACAGCCGCCGCACCGTGGAAAGCCTTGCAGCAGCCGACATCCTGGTCCGCGCCTACCCTGGCGACGGGGTCCGGATCACCGTGGCCGACGCGATCGCCACCGACCGCGTGCTGGCCGCTCTCCCCGCCCCTCACACCCTCCCCGCCCCCACCGCCGCCTGA
- a CDS encoding alpha-keto acid decarboxylase family protein has translation MTTPSEPITLAEYLGHRLRQAGVDHLFGVPGDFNLTLLDLVTTVPGLEWVGSPNELGAGYAADAYARRRGLAALVTTYGVGELSCLNAVAGSAAEDVPVVHIAGSPATGAVAARRPLHHTLADGVFDRFEKAFAEVTVHQETVTAEHATEQVDAVLLAALTHRRPAYLSIPQDLAGLPVDPAPLRKPLRAAPDEAAVGEFAHELSRLMDGAGRPVLVVGHLVSRFGLAGQVLSAARAANIPLVTTLAAKGAIDASEPLHRGDYAGTMVDASTAGLVDGADLVIELGTVVSDVLSGFFTHRPAGIRTVRIGATSATVGPDGTGSTHPVLFTDAVRVLEDHCQKYRFADQPTADPVPPRHPEFGDDAITQESLWRTAGSWLPSGTAVLADTGTAFWGAVSMTLPDDTVFVGQPVWNSIGYALPATLGQGLADPGRRPVLFIGDGAAQMTIQELSTIARHGLNPVIVLIDNAGYTIERALQSPKAGYNDIAAWDWAGLASSMIGAGRLEASTVRTTDELRTALDAAPADRIVLVHAVLDMFDAPTLLRKLAERNSGSAR, from the coding sequence ATGACCACCCCTTCGGAGCCCATCACCCTCGCCGAGTACCTGGGTCACCGGCTGCGTCAGGCCGGTGTCGACCACCTGTTCGGCGTGCCGGGTGACTTCAACCTCACCCTGCTCGACCTGGTGACGACGGTGCCCGGGCTGGAGTGGGTGGGATCGCCGAACGAGCTGGGCGCGGGCTACGCCGCCGACGCCTACGCCCGCCGCCGGGGCCTGGCCGCACTCGTGACCACCTACGGCGTGGGCGAACTCAGCTGCCTCAACGCGGTCGCCGGTTCCGCGGCGGAGGACGTGCCGGTGGTGCACATCGCCGGCAGCCCGGCCACCGGGGCGGTGGCGGCACGGCGGCCGCTGCACCACACCCTGGCCGACGGCGTGTTCGACCGCTTCGAGAAGGCCTTCGCCGAGGTCACCGTGCATCAGGAGACGGTGACGGCCGAACACGCCACCGAGCAGGTCGACGCCGTGCTGCTGGCCGCGCTCACCCACCGCCGCCCGGCCTACCTGAGCATCCCACAGGACCTGGCGGGCCTGCCCGTGGACCCGGCCCCGTTGCGAAAGCCGTTGCGGGCCGCCCCGGACGAGGCCGCGGTCGGTGAGTTCGCCCATGAGCTGTCCCGATTGATGGACGGCGCGGGCCGCCCGGTGCTCGTCGTCGGCCACCTGGTGTCCCGGTTCGGGCTCGCCGGGCAGGTGCTCTCCGCGGCCCGGGCCGCCAACATCCCACTGGTCACCACACTCGCCGCCAAGGGCGCGATCGACGCCTCGGAGCCGCTGCACCGCGGCGACTACGCCGGCACCATGGTCGACGCCTCCACCGCCGGGCTGGTCGACGGTGCCGACCTGGTGATCGAGCTCGGCACCGTGGTCAGCGACGTGCTGTCCGGCTTCTTCACCCACCGCCCGGCGGGCATCCGCACCGTGCGGATCGGCGCCACCTCGGCCACCGTCGGCCCGGACGGCACCGGCTCCACCCACCCGGTGCTGTTCACCGACGCCGTGCGGGTTCTCGAAGACCACTGCCAGAAATACCGTTTCGCCGATCAGCCGACCGCCGACCCGGTGCCGCCCCGGCATCCGGAGTTCGGGGACGACGCGATCACGCAGGAGAGCCTCTGGCGTACAGCCGGTTCCTGGCTGCCGTCCGGCACCGCGGTGCTGGCCGACACCGGAACCGCCTTCTGGGGCGCGGTCTCGATGACGCTGCCCGACGACACGGTGTTCGTCGGCCAGCCGGTCTGGAACTCCATCGGTTACGCGCTGCCCGCCACCCTGGGCCAGGGACTGGCCGATCCGGGCCGCCGGCCGGTGCTGTTCATCGGCGACGGCGCGGCCCAGATGACGATCCAGGAGCTCAGCACGATCGCCCGCCACGGCCTGAACCCGGTGATCGTGCTGATCGACAACGCCGGCTACACGATCGAGCGGGCCCTCCAGAGCCCGAAGGCCGGCTACAACGACATCGCGGCGTGGGACTGGGCGGGGCTGGCGTCGTCCATGATCGGTGCTGGACGGCTGGAGGCGAGCACGGTGCGCACCACGGACGAGCTGCGGACCGCCCTCGACGCGGCGCCCGCCGACCGGATCGTGCTGGTGCACGCGGTGCTCGACATGTTCGACGCCCCAACACTTCTGCGAAAACTGGCCGAGCGCAACAGCGGGAGCGCCCGATGA
- a CDS encoding Lrp/AsnC family transcriptional regulator has protein sequence MSNLTPLDATDARILLALDRDPQATVVALANDLKLARNTVQARLRRMNTNGALGRNSRRVEPEAVGYPLLAFVTVSIQQRMRVEATEALAGLPEIVELLATTGEGDMLCRVVARDTADLNRITEHLVDMPGIVRTSTSIVLRTVRPLRMDPLLEELAGR, from the coding sequence TTGAGCAACCTGACACCCCTGGATGCTACCGACGCGCGCATCCTGCTGGCCCTCGACCGTGACCCCCAGGCCACGGTGGTGGCGCTGGCCAACGACCTGAAGCTGGCCCGGAACACGGTGCAGGCCCGGCTGCGGCGGATGAACACGAACGGGGCGCTGGGCCGCAACAGCCGCCGGGTCGAGCCGGAGGCGGTGGGCTATCCGCTGCTGGCGTTCGTCACGGTGTCGATCCAGCAGCGCATGCGGGTGGAGGCCACCGAGGCGCTGGCCGGCCTGCCGGAGATCGTCGAGCTGCTGGCCACCACGGGGGAGGGCGACATGCTGTGCCGGGTGGTGGCCCGCGACACCGCCGACCTGAACCGGATCACCGAGCACCTCGTCGACATGCCCGGGATCGTGCGCACCAGCACCTCGATCGTGCTGCGCACGGTGCGGCCGCTCCGGATGGACCCGCTGCTGGAGGAGCTGGCCGGGAGGTAG
- a CDS encoding trans-sulfuration enzyme family protein has product MDETSERPDRHDPATVGTGTWAVHGGNEIDAGSGAIRSPLVLANSYALPEDPASMNWSATDRPLYTRNGNPNQAALERKLAAMDGGEAAAVFATGVAALHGMFFTLLRGGDHVVVSDVTYEAVWRLFAELLPRRYGIEATFVDAGDPDAVRAAIRPTTRLVHVETIANPTTKVADVRALSAIAHQAGALLTVDATFTPPPLYRPLADGADLVVHSLTKYVNGHGDAMGGVVTGDAATIGRIRHDAIVDVGGVLSPFNAWLIMRGSVTLPLRLRQHLASADAVARFLDADPRIAFVAHPSLASHPQHELARRQFGGRGYGAVLAFALDGDPATQNRFVANLRVITSAVSLGHDESLIVHVGPDARGGSEHYPPEFLRYGHLRLSIGLEDVEDLLADLRTALDRTEFTRRA; this is encoded by the coding sequence GTGGACGAGACCAGCGAACGACCCGACCGGCACGACCCGGCCACCGTGGGCACCGGCACCTGGGCGGTGCACGGCGGCAACGAGATCGACGCCGGCAGCGGCGCGATCCGCAGTCCTCTCGTGCTGGCGAACTCCTACGCCCTGCCCGAGGACCCGGCGTCGATGAACTGGTCGGCGACCGACCGGCCGCTGTACACCCGCAACGGAAACCCGAATCAGGCCGCGCTGGAACGCAAACTGGCGGCGATGGACGGTGGCGAGGCCGCCGCGGTGTTCGCCACCGGCGTCGCGGCACTGCACGGCATGTTCTTCACGCTGCTGCGCGGCGGCGACCACGTGGTGGTGTCCGACGTCACCTACGAGGCGGTCTGGCGGCTGTTCGCCGAGCTGCTCCCCCGGCGCTACGGCATCGAGGCGACGTTCGTGGACGCCGGCGACCCGGACGCCGTCCGCGCCGCGATCCGTCCCACCACCAGGCTCGTGCACGTCGAGACGATCGCCAACCCGACCACGAAGGTGGCCGACGTGCGGGCACTCTCGGCGATCGCCCACCAGGCCGGCGCGTTGCTCACCGTCGACGCCACGTTCACCCCGCCGCCGCTCTACCGGCCGCTGGCCGACGGGGCCGACCTCGTCGTCCATTCTTTGACGAAGTACGTCAACGGGCACGGCGACGCGATGGGTGGTGTGGTGACCGGCGACGCGGCCACGATCGGGCGCATCCGGCACGACGCGATCGTGGACGTCGGGGGCGTGCTCTCGCCGTTCAACGCCTGGCTGATCATGCGGGGCTCGGTCACCCTGCCGCTGCGGCTGCGGCAGCACCTGGCCTCGGCCGACGCCGTGGCCCGGTTCCTCGACGCCGACCCGCGCATCGCCTTCGTCGCCCATCCCTCCCTGGCGTCGCATCCCCAGCACGAGCTGGCCAGGCGCCAGTTCGGCGGCCGGGGGTACGGCGCCGTGCTGGCCTTCGCGCTGGACGGCGACCCGGCCACCCAGAACCGGTTCGTGGCCAACCTGCGGGTGATTACCTCCGCCGTCTCGCTCGGCCACGACGAGTCGCTGATCGTGCACGTCGGCCCGGACGCCCGCGGCGGCAGCGAGCACTACCCGCCGGAGTTCCTGCGGTACGGCCATCTTCGGCTGTCGATCGGGCTGGAGGACGTCGAGGACCTGCTCGCCGACCTGAGGACCGCCCTGGACCGGACGGAGTTCACCCGCCGGGCGTGA
- a CDS encoding NAD-dependent malic enzyme: MPQHPLTTTARGRAVLTDPRLNHGTAFTLEERRELDLVGLVPPQVLTLEQQAARAYRQYTEQPTDLARNVYLTALRDRNQVLFYRLLGDHLGEMLPIVYTPTVGTAIERYSYEYRRPRGIYLSVDAPGDIEQSLLASGLGPDDVDLIVATDGEAVLGIGDWGVGGVDIAVGKLAVYTAAAGLDPRRTLAVMLDVGTNRRELLDDPLYLGTRHERVDPRAYDEFVGEYVAAATRLFPKALLHWEDLGPANARRVLDRYRGEAFTFNDDIQGTGAVNLAAVLSGVRAGGLPLADQRIVVFGAGSAGTGVADQLCDALVRAGLTPAQALARIWAVDRHGLITTSTPGLREAQRRYARPDAEVAGWSDTGTVGLAEVVDHVAPTVLIGTSGQGGAFTEPIVRSMAANTPRPIVLPMSNPTRLAEATPADLLAWTDGRALIATGSPFGDVEHAGVRHRIGQANNALVFPGLGLGAVVAGASRVTDGMLVAAAEAVAAQTDVSVPGAPILPLVSGLRETSVAVAVAVARAAVRDGVVSGRIADGELEDAVRAARWQPVYRPVRAV; this comes from the coding sequence ATGCCGCAACACCCGCTCACCACCACCGCCCGTGGCCGCGCCGTGCTGACCGACCCCCGTCTCAACCACGGAACGGCGTTCACCCTCGAGGAGCGGCGCGAGCTGGACCTGGTGGGCCTGGTGCCGCCGCAGGTGCTCACCCTGGAGCAGCAGGCCGCCCGGGCCTACCGGCAGTACACCGAGCAGCCCACCGACCTGGCCCGCAACGTGTACCTGACGGCCCTGCGCGACCGGAACCAGGTGCTGTTCTACCGGCTGCTCGGCGACCACCTGGGCGAGATGCTGCCGATCGTCTACACGCCCACGGTGGGCACCGCGATCGAGCGCTACAGCTACGAGTACCGGCGCCCGCGCGGCATCTACCTGTCCGTGGACGCGCCCGGCGACATCGAGCAGTCGCTGCTGGCCTCCGGGCTGGGCCCGGACGACGTGGACCTGATCGTGGCCACCGACGGCGAGGCCGTGCTGGGCATCGGCGACTGGGGTGTGGGCGGTGTGGACATCGCGGTCGGCAAGCTCGCCGTGTACACCGCCGCGGCCGGCCTGGACCCGCGCCGCACCCTGGCGGTGATGCTCGACGTCGGCACCAACCGGCGCGAGCTGCTCGACGACCCGCTGTACCTGGGCACCCGGCACGAGCGCGTGGACCCGCGGGCCTACGACGAGTTCGTCGGCGAGTACGTCGCCGCCGCCACCCGGCTGTTCCCGAAAGCCCTTCTGCACTGGGAGGACCTGGGCCCGGCCAACGCCCGCCGGGTGCTCGATCGCTACCGCGGCGAGGCGTTCACCTTCAACGACGACATCCAGGGCACCGGTGCGGTGAACCTGGCGGCCGTGCTGTCCGGCGTGCGGGCCGGCGGCCTGCCGCTGGCCGACCAGCGGATCGTGGTGTTCGGCGCCGGCAGCGCCGGCACCGGCGTGGCCGACCAGCTGTGCGACGCGCTGGTGCGGGCCGGGCTGACCCCGGCGCAGGCGCTCGCCCGGATCTGGGCGGTCGACCGGCACGGCCTGATCACCACCTCCACGCCCGGCCTGCGTGAGGCCCAGCGCCGCTACGCCCGCCCGGACGCCGAGGTGGCCGGCTGGAGCGACACCGGCACCGTGGGCCTGGCCGAGGTGGTCGACCACGTCGCGCCGACCGTCCTGATCGGGACCTCCGGCCAGGGCGGCGCCTTCACCGAGCCGATCGTGCGCTCGATGGCGGCGAACACACCGCGCCCGATCGTCCTGCCGATGTCGAACCCGACCCGGCTGGCCGAGGCCACCCCCGCCGACCTGCTGGCCTGGACCGACGGCCGGGCCCTGATCGCCACCGGCAGCCCGTTCGGCGACGTCGAGCACGCGGGCGTGCGCCACCGGATCGGCCAGGCCAACAACGCCCTGGTCTTCCCCGGCCTGGGGCTGGGCGCGGTGGTCGCCGGGGCGTCCCGGGTCACCGACGGCATGCTGGTCGCCGCGGCCGAGGCGGTCGCCGCGCAGACCGACGTCTCGGTGCCCGGTGCCCCGATCCTGCCGCTGGTCTCCGGGCTGCGCGAGACGTCCGTCGCGGTGGCCGTCGCGGTGGCCCGCGCCGCCGTCCGGGACGGTGTGGTGTCCGGGAGGATCGCCGACGGTGAACTGGAGGACGCCGTGCGCGCCGCCCGCTGGCAGCCCGTCTACCGCCCGGTCCGGGCTGTCTGA